The DNA sequence CATAATCAGGCATAGCGACAGCAACAACGTCATCTTGGGGTATCGATAAAGTAAATGTGTCAGTTCTGGCATAGAATAATCACGGTCGCTAAAGCCGATAAATTTTTATATAGGGTATACGCATTAAAGCTTGCATACGATATAGATAAACCACAGAAGTAACAGCGCAAACAGCGACGTGAAACCGGAGGCATAAAAAAATCAGGGGCATAAATTCACGGGCATAAATTCAGTGGCAGAAATTCAGGGGCATAAAAAAAGCCGCTAATGCGGCTTTTTTTAAAACTTAAATGCACAATTAGATGTTGTACAAAAATCAAGGCGGTTAAATTTCAACCATCTCGAAGTCATATTTTGAAATATCGCAATCTGGACAGCTCCAATCTTCTGGTACATCATCCCATTTTGTACCTGGCTCAATGCCATCATCGGGCCAGCCTTGCTCTTCGTCATAGATAAAGCCACAAATTACACATTCATATTTTTTAAAATCGCTCATTAAACTCTCCAAGCCGTCCGTCATTACGATATGAAAAACGGCATTATACGCAGAATCAGTCTAAGCTCCAAGCTGAGTAGCGTAATTCGGGGACAGCCGATTACTGAATCCGCATAAGGTTAATCATCGCTTGATCTAAAAATTGATCAGCCGTTTGGCAAGCCGCCAAAGC is a window from the Pseudomonadales bacterium genome containing:
- a CDS encoding rubredoxin, encoding MSDFKKYECVICGFIYDEEQGWPDDGIEPGTKWDDVPEDWSCPDCDISKYDFEMVEI